The Augochlora pura isolate Apur16 chromosome 4, APUR_v2.2.1, whole genome shotgun sequence genome segment CGTATTGATAAGTTGGACGATTAATTTCGACtatttcaacattaaaaaGACCAGAAAAGAAGCTTCAAGATGATCATGATTCAAGCAATAGTATTTGTGTCTAAATAGCTGCCACTTATCACAGGCTAATAGTTCTCGCTGCTCTCAgacgagacgacgacgacgactggtcaaagatccgcagtctaatgatTACTTAAGCGAATACAGTTAATTTCTCGCCAAAGAAAGTGAAACGGAGAAGAAATCAAGCAGCGAGACAATTTCATGACGATGTCGTAAAAACGATTGATTGGATCGGAGAGATTGAGGCATGATTTGTTACAGCAAAGCGTGACAACAATCTCTAAGACGTGGCACGAAGATCGATGCTATTATTTACCCTTGTAACAAATTGCACTTTCACAACGAAACTAATTCCGCAAGGTTTTACGGATGCACATTGATTTTTGTCTTCCGCGACCTTCGCAATTAACATTACGTGTGATAgggaacaaataaatgaaatgccGGATTTTTATTAAGCGAAAATATCTGTCTTATCACATCCCTCCTTTCTCACATTATGTTCTGGTTAAATCATAACTTCTTTTATATACTTAGTGTGTATAGCAAGTGTCATAATTTgtcaaaaaagaaattttttaaagtctgtaattttttcatttattttgtgtCATTTATGAGTACAAATTCTTCTCTAAATCAATGCACAACCATATACATCacgaaaaacaatttcaaaattgaacgaataaaaattttgcaacatGTACCCTATTCATAGATCATGCTTAAGTATCGCTGTGAAAATGTATCCAAGTGAACAGGTAATATTTCGATTGAATAACCGTCTTTCAAAGAGAGACACGAAGCATTTACTATCGATtgaaaaatccgacattttgTATGCACCATTGCGATAGGTCCCGAAGCGCGCCGAATCGGAATCGGTCTTTAAAACGAACGGTAGAAGCGTCCTAGAAAATGATACGAAATTACAGCGACAAATCGTCGTTGCCGGCACGACACGGTGAAATAAGTTTTCGGGGCAGCGAATAAATTGCCTTCCATTTCGTTGAAATGGATAATTTGCCCGCTGTCAAATCGTTCAGCAAGACAAATTGTGCGTCGCAAAAGTTGAACACCGCGCGGAACAGAAGAGGTGCGCAGAGAAAATCACGGTTCGTTAGAACATTGTTCCGCGGCCGTTCGTCGTTCATCCTGTTATCCGTTTCCCGGTGCATCCTTTGTTGAAATGCCTCCCCGGGTAAATCTGCATAGTCCCGATGACACGCAGTTCCTTTCCCTATGATTTAGATACTTTCTCTAACGAGCACGATAAATATTGCCCCGTTGTTGCTGGAAACGAAAGTTCGAACGCATCAAATCCGCGGGAACGAAGAACCGAAGTTCGACGAAGTCTGTCAGCTTTTCAATGTAACGAGAAAATTCCTTGATATCCATTTCCTCAGTGCCCCGAATACATAAATTAGTTCGCCGTTAACGAGCAATGCGCTGCTTTATTTTAACAGAGTATGTTGGTTCGGTTCTATTGTTCCGTAACGCAAGAGGCTGCGAGAAACGCGGTCATATTTTACCgcaaagtagaaaatataattgtcctaatatttttgataaataagtTGCATTTCCTATCTCTAAAGTTtctaattattgaattataaaaaatttgtataattttgttataacatCACTCGGGTACGCACGACTCTTTCGATTGACGTTCGGACAGTTGAATGCGTATCTTAATCAAAATGCCAAACCGCAGAAATACTATGATTAATTTTGCTTCGGCGAGATATCCAATCTGTAAGACATTGCGGCAAAGAGGCTGCAGTAACAGCAACGAAGCGGTAGAAAACGAGCAGAGGTCAATGTAAAACGAGACCGAGTGGATCTGACATCACAGGTAATCAACGAAGGAGAGATATTTTCGAGGCACACGCAACCCGGCCGAATCTAACATCGAAAAGAATCGAGGTTTCGTCGAGCGAGGATCGAGGTCAGACAGAGAAAGCAGCAGCTCGGCTACAGTGATACAGAGACCTTATGTAATTCATAATCGCCATCCGTTTTATCGACATGGAAGACAagtgagaaattaattatctcgtATCCAACGACGTACAAGCAGTCGAGCGTGTACGTCGACGCGAGTCAcctatttttaacgaataagAACGCCGTCGAAAACAGCCGGCGATCGCGTTCCCACGAGCGAATTTCTGGTGATTTCAATGCCTCTCCTCTGTTGGGACCCACCGTAAACAGATGTTGCAGGAGTTacgtcattttaaataataatcatataattacCATTCAGCGGATTAATTTGAGTGAAAAGTATTCTTGAAATGGATGTTGCGTATTGTAACTTTGGTGCTTGATTACTACAATTTTCGcgattttaacgattttacCAGAAAATTTCCATTGCAAAGTAATGACCAACATTactaaaatgatattaatataggaattattaaattaatattattattattaaaactaaatattattaatttcggtTAACTATAAGGAATCGATGAAAAGTTCTCTTTGAATTGAATCGCGAACGTCTTTTTCTCCGACCGGAACGTGATTTCAAGGTTTCCGATCGAATCGATCAATGTTTGATCGGCCGCGGCATTGTTTCGGAAACGATCACGGAGTCGTGGAAATATTTGCAATCACCGCTAATTGGTAGGACGGTACATGGCAGACCGTCGAAAGTTCGGCTGCATTGGCACGGAACGAGTCGAGATTCGCGATGAAAGTGCTTCACCAAAGTCGACTTTCTTATCGGGCGGGCTGATTGAAAGCATCGAAAGGCGACACGCGCGACCGCGAGAGCAATTAACCGGTGCCCACAATGGCCAATAAAATCTGTGGCGTCGCACGACGCCGCGACGACGTAACGGCGTCACGTTCCGCGACCAACAAAAGTTCGGTAATGctcgaattattaataactagcCAGCAGGCCTGCACTGATTTCACCGTTTACGTAAACCGCGCGATCGCCGGTGATCAGGAATATATAAATGCTGTCAACCGCGGCCGGAAATTCCGCCACAGCCGAAGCAAACAAAATCCATTCCCGTTCGCGAGATAGGCCCGAGCTCTcgctaaatttaattaaaacttcacCCGTCCGCGGTGTTTATCTCCGCTGGGAGTTGTAAAGAATTTAATCTATGGAAATTAACAGGGATCCTTAACTTTGTACGATTAGAGAATAAATTACGATACCGTGCAGCCCGATGTATCCAGGAACGTCCCGATTAAAGTGACATTAAAGTTTCCCACCGTGCCGCGTCCGGGAACCGTTATCAACGACCAcggatatttttagaaattattcaaacgtcTCGTCTGGAAGACGTATACGCCTGTATTCCCTTTACGTTTTCAGTTATATCGTTGCAACCCGTAATGATTCATTAGATAGACGGCCGCTAATAACTCGCCAACGTGTTCGATCGTTTTACGTGACATGAATGAACGTTAATAACGGGACAGCATCTTTCTCCGGCAACAGCGGGAGGTCACACGATTCACTGTCCTTGAATACTTTCGCCTAATCGGGCATCTAGATCGAACACCACGTCCGGATCGCGCCGCGAaaacgtttaattataaacCGTACTATGTCCGCGCACGTTCTATGATCTAATGACGAACGTTTCGTAATAGTGATCTCCAATAATTCACTGCTTCGTTAAGAAACCTTCGTAATCCTTCTTCGGTTAGAAAAATCACAAATTCCTTGACTTGTTCAATAACTTTTGTGACTATTCTCGTGACTCGTATAACAATTCTGCTGTATTATAGTGGACATATGAGCTGTCTTGTTGCAATCATTGCGTAAATTATCGAGGTATCTGGAATTGTGTCAATGAAGTAAACCTTTAAATAACAGGTCATTGGTTATCTGAGTTAATCTTTGACCTGCGGTGTTATTTGACAGGAATATAACTGAATATACtaaggattttattttatattattaatcgctTCTTTTCAACAGATATTTTAGAGTACTCTCTATAGACTAATCCAATTGCTAAACAAgcgcaataattaaatatcaaacaaCAAAACATTTACTCTGCGTACCAAATGGACCAAGTTCAGCCATCTAAGTATTACATCCAAAAGGGGATGAAGGACCTCAAAGAAGTAAACCAAAAgataagaatttaatgaacGGCTGCCATGACATCGTCAAAAGTGGCCTCGATAAGATGGAAGATGTTTTCTCGGTAATATTCCGCGTCTGTCAGTAGAAATCCACAAAAAATCCTGGAGAATCGTGAATCCCCGAcgcattataaataaatctgaacGCACCGCGTTGCCGTGAGTCACAATAGCTGCGTGTAAACAATGCGATGCATCTATTCGCCGTGCGATCCCCATTAACGAGGGAGCGCTCCTTGTTCATCCATTTCTATCGGTATTATCATTTACACGCTTCGCACACCTGAATTCCAGAAAATCCTGGCTCCGCGAGCGTAGCTCGATTCATCAAGATTCAATCCGAACCGTTCCTACGTATCTGTTACAAGCCACGGCAACACGCCCTGTACAAACGTTTTACGACAGAGACCCGgctcataaataaataatcaaccTGTCGTTGCGGCGCGTGTGCTAGATCATGAGAATTCCAGCGTCTCCGAACTGGTCTGCCTCGATCGGCAACGTGACACAAGGCACACGAAACTCGGTGTTTACCGGTAGGGAAAGGGTACCGATCGCGAGAGAGGTGGGGGGCAGAGGGTACGAGGAGATACGTTCGATGGCATTTCGCGTTCCGCAGCATCTTTGGATCTCCGGGTGTAGCGCCATTTTAAAATCGAGACGCGAATAGTGTAGGGTAGTGGAGCCAGTTGCTGCGGGGTGGCCAACTACTCTGCCTTTTGTTTATTTCCAAACGTGATGAACTTTGTAGTTATCAAAAAAGACTTGTTAAACgttattctttaaattcaattaattacttatttgttgaaattaacTATAAAACTTATTTCCATTCTTTCACAACGAATTCGTGAAATTTTCTGTCAAGCTTATGGAAATATTTAGTAACgaacagtatttaataaaataaattgttctaagtgagatatttaatatcgtttGTTTGTAGTCAAATTTTAGTAGCTCGTTTACTGTGCGCAGTAACTGAATTTATTCTTTCCAAAAAACGTCTGTTATACGTTTAGAAAAAAGGGATGTAAGTGTGAGATTTTACTGAAGCTATCTTTAATGTAAACTTTTAAATGACTGTCTGTTAGATAAAATTTagtaaagtatattaaatattaaatctttattGAGCACAGTTATTGAGACTTCGGGGAGggggcacagtaattgaagCACAGCATTCAGAAAGAGAGCAGAGTAACTGGAACACTATTCAGACAGCGAGCACAGTAACTGAGGCAGAGTAACTGATTTTTGTTCATCATAAACACACAGTAACTGGCTCCAGAAtttgtctttttctttctcttaacATCGAAAGAAGTTACCGATACTTGTtccatagaaaaattgatactaataaaagaaactttaaaaTTTCCTTGTTAATTGACGTCTCTGAAGAACTCAAAGGtaaatttcaaagtttctTCGACCAACAGAAATCTTCCCGTGACCGACCATATGATCGAATCTTCTCTCAACATTTGTACGATGAACTTTACCGACGCAATTGACATTCCTTGCGTTTCTTTTAGCAGCGAAAACTCGAGTCCGCCAGCAGGGCATAGTACTAGTCCCCTGTACCCTATCACCTGGAGTTCCTTGATCCTTGGGTGTCAGCGCGACGCAACAGGGGGACGAGCCCGTAGCACGCGGTGGGAAGGAACGCGGATCGGAGCGGTTCGAAGGCAGAAGCGCATGCCCTGACCAGGCGTTGATGTCTCCGAGAGCGGCGTGCTCGCGTCAACCATAAATTCCACTTACTCTCGAAGCCTCCCGTTGCCCGTGGACCCTTGGCTCCTTGGTTCTAGCGTGGAGGTTCCGGCGTGGCGAACAGAGGACGGTGTCACCCGCGGGGAACTGACTGCGGCGGACGTGGATCACTGATGCACGACGTGCAGCAAACACGCAACGAGAACTCACGAGAACCACGAGGATCCTCTCGGAGGAGCGGCCCAGCCGCGGCGAACAAAGGAGAAGGTAAGGCGGAAAGGAGAAGTGAAACGGAGAGGAAAACGAAGCGACGACCGGTCGTTCGCCGCGGAGGATCTTCGGGAACTTGTGTCACGATCGGGTCACTCGGTTCTTACACGTCGCCGGATTCTCGGACGGATCCACACTTCCAGGACCACcaccttcttctttctttctctctctttctctctctcacggtTTTACCTACGGAATTCGAGCGTTCCCGGACGACCGGACACCGACTGCGTTCACAACGCGATTCCCCGGACCGTGGTATGCGGCCGCTCGACCTCGCCTAAGGAGATTTTAGTTCTCGTCGCCAACAATCGGCGCCACCGTACGTTCCTCTGTACCGTTACACGCATTACAGGTGGCTTCGCTCGTGTCCCCTCTGGTTCCCCTGTCGACGTCTACCTGAGGAGAACGACCATGCGCGACTGAGACGGTGGGAGAGCAACGCCGGATTACAATTAATGAACTTTGTGCCACGAACAGACCTGGCTGAAAGTCTCTGAAAAAGTGCTGGAAAATAGTTCGTGAAATATCCTTGTAACCGAAGAAATCATATTTCAGGATTTAATCGTTCCACCCTCTATTTGAACATCGACTTTTCATATCAACGACTAGTTTCGCTGAGacttttatgaataataaatcggATCTTTAACTAACCGTGAAGCAagcaaaatagaatattttaactaaTTGAAGATAATAAAGCTGTCTGTTCTGTTGGTTTTAGAATTTCGGGACAAGAGTTCTCTTCTgctttatctttttctttaataaatgaattttattcctttttttagaACAATATCGTTTTCGGTGCAATCCTAGGTATGGATAGAAAAACGAGTGACATCGCTCGTCTTTTCTTCTCACTCCCCTATCGACATTTAACTGAAGAAaagagatattattattagtaaaattgttgTCACAAGTATCTTGGCTGGAGTCTTCATCTGGAAGATCTAGACTACTTCCTGGGGGATCCATCGGCTGTTGCGAATTTGTTATTGTTGCAGTTTCTCCAGCACACTTCTGCCTTCACCTTTAAGGGATGCTGCTCCACGAAAAGCTTGGAATCACTTTTTCCTTCGAGACCTTCGTACCTGCAACTTGCATTACGATTTCCATTACAGcttcgttcttaataatttccccaATATAATATTcccgaatataattatttctttcattctccGTTTcccaaatttttataacagataAATGAAACTTTGTTTCTTCTTATAAGAAGTAAGTAACATTCATGTTTAGTAGATTATCTATGAGATCATCATGACTCGtaattatagtgcaagggacaaaataaaagtaagtTAAGCATGTTCAGCACCATTTATTTCTAGCACAGGTCTCTCTATTGTCTAATCTGCTGATGAATTATTTGGTACGTCAAGAGTCGTCAGttattcaagaatattttgtCGACGGGGTTTTAATGAAAAGCGCTTTCAAAAATGGGATTCCGGTGCTTATTAGCATTACCTATTTCCCTCATTCTCGTTCCGGTGAACGAGACCACGTCAGTTCGTCGATACGTGCTCGAACGACGAGACCCGACTCAAGCAAAAGTGAAAAGATGCCTGGAACCCGACCACGGGGACAATGGTCTTCGATTAGATGACCTCTTTGGGCTGTGTGCCCCTTGCGGACCTGTTGCTTGTGTTTGGAAAATGCAGGCTGGACAGGTATGCACCTGCGCGCACTTGCATCGTCCTGCTCCTCGGTGAGAACAGCAACGATACCTGAATAGGTCTATCGACGTTTCAAATAGCTGTTCACCCCACCCTAATCTAGAGACGTCTGACGGAGCGAAATTCTTCTCTCCTAATATGATAGAGTTCACTTACCTCTTGATGAGaccaaacattttcaaatgtaaTCTCTTCCGGGTGTCAAAATGAcgtagatttttttatttttaaatatttacaattttatgtacacatatattgaaaattttgtatgcatctACAAGAGCACtgtagattttttatttaaaaactttaaaatttccaaaatttccaGCGGagagaaattgtattaaattttagagaGCGGAGAATGCGGAAAGACAGAAACTAtagatattgttttaaatattctattgtttCATCTTGCAAACCGATTGAGGATCTTTGGAATTAAGGGAGGAAATGAAACTAATTCTTGTACAATATTAACTGCGAACGCATTCTATGGAAACGcattttgcaacatttttgCAAGATTAAGTTAGCTACAGAGGGCCGTGACAATTCAAAACGTGATTGGTGCTGCCACCTCGCAGTAATACGGTGAAACCTAGCATTGTTCGAATGGCGGCTAAATCTACGTACAAATTGAAAGGGACGAtcgtcaaattttatttttttctactgTATGCGGAACAGAGGATCTGAAGATATTGCAATGTTGTAAGTAtgttataacataatttattccttCGAAGTATGAATTACAGTCATGGTTTATGAAAAGTGAACCATACATTGCACAACAGACTTGTGCTCGTTTCCGTAACgtaacaaaatatgaaaactaAAGATATTCATGGAGAATGTTACATGCTTATTACATAAAACTTAGGAACGTGTTATAATGTACAATGACGCATTATCAATTACTTTGTTCCTCCTCGTTGTAACGAATTTAATCTTACAGACAACAAAGTGATCAGTTCTTTGCAAAGACCCAATTCTGATTTCATAAGCTCTGCTGCTGCAGGATATTTGTCACAGTAATTAACAACGAAGGTCAATGCATTGATAGAGTTTACGATATTAGTTGCTTTATCTGAACTGTcataacttataatttttccatGCAGCCTACCAACATGAAAATAGGCAAATAGGGTAGGTAGCAAAACTTCTTCGGGTAACTCACGCAATTCGGGACCGTTAGGGCAATGATCTACAGAATTGAGAAAcctttgataattatttatcgaattttgtattaatcgtttaatttttgcTACTGCTTCTGGCGTCCGGCCGGTGGACTGCAAACGGTCGAGCTTTGTATTAAGTAGGTCTGAATATGCTTCCCCCAAACAAATCCAGAATTGTCTACACTCAGCTTTATAATACTGAggatttaattcatttataacacTTTCTAAAACATCTATCCTCCTTTTGTGCATTTTTGCTTGTCTATCATAATCATCTTCAAAGAATGCTAACTGATAGTATGCTTCTGCAAGACTTTTCGCAATTGTTACATGGACAGATGCATGTTCATTCAAGGTATAATAGGATTTAGCCTCGTTCAACCATTTctgaacatttaaaaatactggCCTAGCATCATTAAAATCTAACAAGTACTGATCAGTAACTTGTTTTGCAATTGGTTCTATTTTGTCTTCTAAATCATAGAATTTTAAGTTCTCATACGATTTCAATTCTAAAACTTTTTCCTCATTTATctgtttaaatgtttcattattatcttCGTCTAAGTTACTCTTTTCTAGAAGCCTCTTCCGAGATACATCTAAAAGTACGATACCATACTTTGACCAACACATAGCAACATCTGCGCTTCTGTGGTTAAAATCTTCCCAATTTGCAGCAATTTGCTCAGACTCTGGATCCTCTTTAGTTTTCTCATTCAGTATATCTTTGTACGTTTCTAATATGTAGGATGCAGCAGCTAAATGATGCCTTGCTAGATTAAAGGCTtcaatttccaaaaaaaattgGGACAATGTTGCTGCATTCAAAGCCCAGTCTATATGATCTAGCTTATAGTTAGCTTTGCTGAGATGCACCTGTTTGCACAAAGTTTTATGACAAGAAAGAGCTGAATTTCTATGATCTCCTAGAGCGCAATAAATCTGAGCCATATAATACAACGATAGCATATGACATTCTTCCAATgtatctttataaaatttctctgtCCCAACATTGTCACTCATAAAACAAGAGTAGGGTATctcttcaaaaatataatagtccCCATCGCTTGCATAGTCAAGATagatttgatttaaattatttaaaaagcttagtgctttttcattttgattccagtcggaataaataatagctaACTGAAGTAGACAGTGAATCATTGGATAAAGTTTCGCCTTCATATCTATCTTCACTTCTTGCAGTATGTCCAAACATTTTGTTGTGTACGTTTCACTCTCTTTCAGATCCTCTAGTTCACGATATAAAGTAGCAACATTTAGATTCACCGTTGCAGTCATCAcagttaattcatttttcctttGTTCGTCAGTAcatctttctttcattctaattaaaagttttccTACTTCTTTCATAACTTCGATTGCCGCATCTTTCTCCTTATTTTTTGTACATTCTTTATattcttcgattaatttttggaGGTTATCCAGCTTGTCAGTTTGTACGTTCTCTTCCATATTGTTCACAAGTGATACAATTAGTCTTCGTTTTAAGATATCTAATTATACACTTGACTGTGTGATTGTTTATACTGTTTGTAATTACATATACAGTGAATATTTTCAGCTTGCATGGATGTTGTCACACAAGAAGcaaacgtttcaattaaacttttaatacaatattgtatattcgTGCTCCCTAAGCTGGCTCACATAACCCCACTACTTTATTACGTACTAGCTCCGCGCAGTTACCgtagagagagaacgagatacAATGAAGAGAAACATCGCGATAGCCATATGTTTCTATATGTAGTTGTACACATGGACAAGGAAGCTACCGCTTACTGCGCATCGCTCTTTTATGCGTCTCCTTTTTGCGCATCGCCCTTTTGCGCATTGCTCTTCTGCGCATCGCTCGGACGGCGCTCCATCTGAACCCCGCGCTGTGATATTCTAGTTGTAAAGGAGCTTCaacttttaaacaaataaaatctgttGTTTCCAGTGTGTTTGCAGAAGCTGTTCGAAGTACTTTGGTTGAAATGTGCTGCCTGGAAATGTTTCAAGAAATTCACAGGATTTGGGTAAGATTATCATTGTATTGCTGCGAATCCAACAATTATAGGTTGTCAACAATACTGCTAAACGTAGGGTTAAGCTTATGGAGTTTAATGAAAGATATGTAGGGTGATAGGTTAATTTGCTGCAATTTGGATGAACAATTGGATGCTGTTTTATGGAACCACATGTACGGTGCTGAGAGATGAAGAGGCAAccgttcaatatttattaagatatttGTTAAAGCAGTAGCATGTAAGCGAAACCTTTTCAAGAAAGAGAGTTATAACGAATTCTGGtttcgttctgactccctttcGAATCTTCAGTTACGACAACCCCCACGAGATCgttctataattaattcgaattcgaTAATTACACAGACCTAATGTCTGTGAAATAGTATTGGGgtataatagattttttagACAGTAAATAGACGCAAAAATAATCTTCGCAAATACGTTATTAAGAATCTTGTGAGGTAGCAGATATTTAAaacatctttaaaaattgaattttgtgccGCCTTACCTCCGTTAGCGCACCAACCAAATAGATGCGCGAAGACAGTAGGATCGCAAGCAAAGTAGAGTAAAACAAGCTACATCGTTCGTCGGTGTGACTTGTTCTATAAGTAGTTGTGCTGATTTTCATGCTCTCTTGCTCACTCgctattttttctctttttctctaacTGTGAGGGCAGCACTGTCTCACCAGTGAATCGCTAACCAATCggagcaataaaaatttctacgtTGACCGTCTCTAACGGAACGAACTACAGTCTGGAGGTGTGTAGGAGCAGGACCCATTTCTGTATCGATTGAGATTAGTATGAAAATCCACCGCATGGTGCGTTCAAGTCCGGAACTACtgtcgattattaaaatatcaagaatGTGTTtaacaaaagtaatttcttCCAATTCTTCCTGTAGTAAATTAGTTTTTCTAATGTCTCCATAAACATTCACATTATttggtttaattaaaagatgttatcttattataaAGTAAGAATGCAGGTTACCTATATGCTGTTTAGTCTACTCTGATAACTCTCTTGTCAGTGTCTAAATCCACCGCTAGGTGTTACCATATATTGTTTCTTAACCTTAagatcttatttatttaaataattcaattagtCATCGACTTACAAATCTGccaatgtttcattttctctatATTATTGATACTTCTCGTCTGGTTCTAAAAACtctattaacttttttttaaatttattacacgtGGTTTCGAAgacttctttatttaaattaaaatactatgtCATTTGTACATCTTTTAATTGTCACTTTTGAagaacatattatttatcatatttgagaatacgataaattaattatttagaaaatgacATACTAAAAGTATGTCCTCTAACTTTTAATAGGTTTCGGAggctaaaataattgttccatCGTAATTGTATAATCTTCGAATGATCTTGAGCCTTGGAATTTATCAATCAGCATggaacttattttatttaaaatttcgcaTTATAGTGACGTTTGCTGTAGCGTTATagtcattattatatttagtattaggGGTCCTCTTTCAGATAAAACAACCTCACTTTCGGTTTTGAAAGTTTGGtggatttaaacaatttttcttctacatAAGCTGTCCAGTTGAGAAAGTTTCGACGGTTTAGTGTTTTTTGTCAGCAAAAGCTGATAACATAGGATATCACGGTATCAGCCGTCTGGACCTCATGGGGTTAAAAAATGTCCGCTTCTGAAGGGCTGTCGAGGGCAAAGTCAAGCGGATCTATGCGGAGCGAATACGATCGCCCCGACAACTTCATAAATCTGCGGTGACTCATGGCGAATCCCTTTTCTTCCTGTGGTTTCCCATCGTGAGGTGCCGGAACATTTTCTTGGCATTTCTTACCGAAGGGTGCGGCGTATTACACGTGTGCGTCCAAGGAGACGCACCAATACCCTAGCAAACACGTTCACCGGCGCGGAGAAAGGACATTTTTGAGATTCCTAACGATTGCGAAGCGATAGATACGATATTGTTTTCAAATCTATACAGT includes the following:
- the LOC144469215 gene encoding KIF-binding protein, with amino-acid sequence MEENVQTDKLDNLQKLIEEYKECTKNKEKDAAIEVMKEVGKLLIRMKERCTDEQRKNELTVMTATVNLNVATLYRELEDLKESETYTTKCLDILQEVKIDMKAKLYPMIHCLLQLAIIYSDWNQNEKALSFLNNLNQIYLDYASDGDYYIFEEIPYSCFMSDNVGTEKFYKDTLEECHMLSLYYMAQIYCALGDHRNSALSCHKTLCKQVHLSKANYKLDHIDWALNAATLSQFFLEIEAFNLARHHLAAASYILETYKDILNEKTKEDPESEQIAANWEDFNHRSADVAMCWSKYGIVLLDVSRKRLLEKSNLDEDNNETFKQINEEKVLELKSYENLKFYDLEDKIEPIAKQVTDQYLLDFNDARPVFLNVQKWLNEAKSYYTLNEHASVHVTIAKSLAEAYYQLAFFEDDYDRQAKMHKRRIDVLESVINELNPQYYKAECRQFWICLGEAYSDLLNTKLDRLQSTGRTPEAVAKIKRLIQNSINNYQRFLNSVDHCPNGPELRELPEEVLLPTLFAYFHVGRLHGKIISYDSSDKATNIVNSINALTFVVNYCDKYPAAAELMKSELGLCKELITLLSVRLNSLQRGGTK